In one window of Halorubrum sp. BV1 DNA:
- a CDS encoding NUDIX hydrolase, producing METTRHFTATTYVVNGGATALHAHDRLGIRLPPGGHVDRDELPHEAALREVREETGLAAELVADESSVTGPNTRGIPEPAHLLLHDINVHEGGSVGHQHVDHLYFARVDSREITPSSDGEVDAGEWRWYTAAELAASDLQPDVVDLGREAIAAVEDA from the coding sequence ATGGAGACCACGCGTCACTTCACGGCGACGACGTACGTCGTCAACGGCGGTGCGACAGCGCTCCACGCACACGATCGGCTCGGCATCCGCCTTCCGCCCGGCGGGCATGTGGACCGCGACGAACTGCCGCACGAGGCTGCGCTGCGGGAGGTGCGCGAAGAGACGGGGCTCGCGGCGGAGCTAGTCGCGGACGAGTCGTCGGTCACGGGACCCAACACCCGGGGGATCCCGGAACCGGCACACCTGTTGCTTCACGACATCAACGTACACGAGGGCGGCTCCGTGGGACACCAACACGTCGACCACCTCTACTTCGCTCGCGTCGACTCGCGGGAGATAACACCCAGCAGCGACGGCGAGGTCGACGCCGGCGAGTGGCGCTGGTACACCGCGGCGGAGCTTGCGGCGAGCGACCTCCAGCCGGACGTGGTCGACCTCGGCCGCGAGGCGATCGCGGCCGTCGAAGACGCGTAG